GTCCGTCGCGTGCGCGAGTTTCCTCAGGTCGAAGCCCGCCGAGAAGATCTTCGGGTTCGTCGACGTGAGCACGACTCCACGGACGGATGGGTCTTCCTGCGCGGCAAGGGCGGCGTTGTGGAGCGCGTGCGCGAACTCCGTCGAGAGAGCGTTCGCCTTCCCGCGAGAGAGCGAGAGGATGCGGACCGCGCCCCGGTCCTCGATGAAGACGTCGGTCGGCCGGTCGATCGTGACGGCGGAAAACTCTGAGCTCATCGGGCCGATGTTCTCATGCGGGCGGCGAGGAAGAGGTCGAAGACGCGGCGGTCCTCGGTGAGCTCCGGGTGGAACGTCGCGGCCACGACGTTGTCCTTGCGGACGAGGACGGGGGCGCCGTCGCGCCGGGCGAGGGTCTCGACTCCGGCGCCCGCGGCCGTGATCTTGGGCGCGCGGATGAACACCGCCTCGAGCGGGCCCTCGCCGAGAGCCGCGCGGTCCACGTCCGTGAGGCGAAGCACCGTCGAGTCCAGCTGGCGCCCGTACGCGTTCCGCGCAACCGTCACCGGAAGGAGGCCGAGGCCCGCGCCCTCGGGGTTGGTGACGGTGTCCGCGAGGAGGATCGCGCCCGCACACGTCCCGAGCACCGGGTCGCCCCGCCGCGCCAGCTCGCGGATCGCAGCCTCGATTCCCGTGCCTTCCATGAGCGTGCGAAACGTCGTCGACTCTCCCCCGGGGATCACGAGGCCGGTCGACTCGAGGATCCCCGCCGCCGTGCGCACGGGGCGCGCGGCGACGCCCGCGCGGCCGAGGGCCGCCAGGTGCGCCTGGAAGTCGCCCTGGAGGGCGAGAACGCCGATCACGGGTCTACCAGCCGCGGGTCTGGAGCTGCTCGGCCTCGGGGAGCTTCGCCGCCTCGATGCCCTTCATGCCCTCGCCGAGGTTCTCGGACGCCTTCGCGACGCGGTCCGCGTCCTCGAAGTGCGTCGTGGCCTCGACGATCGCGCGGGCGCGCCTGGCGGGGTCTTCGGACTTGAAGATCCCCGAGCCGACGAAAACGGCCTCGGCGCCGAGCATCCGGCAGAGCGCCGCGTCCGCAGGCGTCGCGATGCCGCCGGCCGCGAAATTCGGGACCGGGAGCCGGCCGTGCTCGGCGACCCACACGACGAGGTCGAACGGCGCCTGAAGGTTCTTGGCCGCCGTCATCCACTCGTCCTTCGTGAGGAGCGTCAACGCCTTCATCTGGCGCGTGACCTCGCGAAGGTGCTTGACGGCGTGGACGATGTCGCCGGTGCCCGCCTCGCCCTTCGTGCGGATCATCGCGGCGCCCTCGCCGATGCGGCGCAGCGCCTCGCCGAGATT
This Acidobacteriota bacterium DNA region includes the following protein-coding sequences:
- the pdxT gene encoding pyridoxal 5'-phosphate synthase glutaminase subunit PdxT, coding for MIGVLALQGDFQAHLAALGRAGVAARPVRTAAGILESTGLVIPGGESTTFRTLMEGTGIEAAIRELARRGDPVLGTCAGAILLADTVTNPEGAGLGLLPVTVARNAYGRQLDSTVLRLTDVDRAALGEGPLEAVFIRAPKITAAGAGVETLARRDGAPVLVRKDNVVAATFHPELTEDRRVFDLFLAARMRTSAR
- the pdxS gene encoding pyridoxal 5'-phosphate synthase lyase subunit PdxS, whose protein sequence is MTTPVFSSPFSSDAFRVKVGLAEMLKGGVIMDVVNADQAKIAEDAGAAAVMALERVPADIRRDGGVARMSPVSKIREIEAAVSIPVMAKCRIGHLAEARILEALGVDFIDESEVLTPADEENHVYKHDYKVPFVCGCRNLGEALRRIGEGAAMIRTKGEAGTGDIVHAVKHLREVTRQMKALTLLTKDEWMTAAKNLQAPFDLVVWVAEHGRLPVPNFAAGGIATPADAALCRMLGAEAVFVGSGIFKSEDPARRARAIVEATTHFEDADRVAKASENLGEGMKGIEAAKLPEAEQLQTRGW